The following proteins come from a genomic window of Winogradskyella sp. PC-19:
- a CDS encoding response regulator yields MIPLKIMLIEDDMIEVMKLNRATSSLKLNHKIIEANNGEEALKALEQKDNLPDIILLDLNMPKINGIEFLKILKTDERLKYIPTIILTTSNNQRDLLECYKIGVAGYILKPLKYEEYVFKIEKLLSYWSINELIKVL; encoded by the coding sequence ATGATACCTCTTAAAATAATGCTTATTGAAGATGATATGATTGAAGTGATGAAGCTAAATAGAGCAACTAGTTCACTAAAATTAAACCATAAAATAATCGAAGCTAATAACGGAGAAGAAGCACTTAAAGCTCTTGAGCAAAAGGATAATCTTCCAGACATTATTTTGTTAGATTTAAATATGCCTAAAATTAATGGTATAGAATTTTTAAAAATTCTAAAAACTGACGAAAGGCTAAAATATATACCTACCATAATATTAACCACCTCCAATAATCAACGTGATTTATTGGAGTGCTACAAAATAGGTGTAGCTGGTTACATTCTAAAACCATTAAAATATGAGGAGTATGTTTTTAAAATAGAAAAATTATTATCATATTGGAGTATTAATGAATTGATTAAAGTATTATGA
- a CDS encoding heme NO-binding domain-containing protein, with protein MKGIIFTEFLELVENKFGLGMVDKIINQSELKSGGVYTSVGTYEFSEMLQLISQLSENTDISVDDLLLVYSEHLFSVLINSYPSLIEHYKTPMDLLASIENHIHVDVQKIYTEAQLPTFELEERTETKMVMVYKSDRALYMLGKGLMLETFKLFNIPVDIKFEKLNDDGTEVRFFINKK; from the coding sequence ATGAAAGGAATAATATTTACCGAGTTTTTAGAATTAGTTGAGAATAAATTTGGTCTTGGCATGGTCGATAAAATCATCAACCAGTCAGAATTGAAGTCTGGAGGTGTTTACACTTCAGTAGGTACATATGAATTTTCAGAAATGCTACAGCTTATATCTCAACTGAGTGAAAATACCGATATATCTGTCGATGATTTACTTTTAGTCTACTCTGAACATCTATTTTCTGTTTTAATAAACTCTTATCCCAGTTTAATTGAGCATTACAAAACCCCTATGGATCTTTTAGCATCAATTGAAAACCATATACATGTAGACGTGCAAAAAATTTATACAGAAGCACAATTACCTACTTTTGAACTAGAAGAACGTACAGAAACTAAAATGGTAATGGTTTACAAATCTGATAGAGCTTTATACATGCTAGGTAAAGGATTAATGCTAGAAACATTTAAACTCTTTAACATCCCTGTGGATATTAAATTTGAGAAACTTAATGATGATGGCACAGAAGTAAGATTTTTTATAAATAAAAAATAA
- a CDS encoding PAS domain S-box protein — protein MEEVDILKRALVRERASRKAAEAILEAKSAELYNLNKKLETSHEKLNVLYNKTTSQLQGVFENIVDAYVIMDLWGNVLKMNDAAVELLGFQSAKDDYNLIKIVNPKEVHRIAPAFRTLNEKGSITDFKIKIVTLKKEHKLIHINASIIYENNIPVAAQGIIRDITLDNNYQLAIESEKQKYSNVIANMNLGLVEVNNNDEILMVNQSFEIMSGYSAKELIGKKGSELFFEPSNNTINSETRKRIRGESSSYELNVKTKAGDLRCWLVSGAPNYDAKGNVIGSIGIHLDITEGKRNLKLLKEKKDELDIILNNASIGIVLGKNEKILRTNPSFNKMLGYKSNELFGKNMSHITVLDDFYENQHNLDKLSQGLIDNFIINKRFRCKDKSYIWARTNVSGVRDYNGELKYQIATIEDITTERNKSLIFQMINNLTKSILGKINVNELAWEIVNILGEYLQTEDCVIYVVDNTNKTLQQVAALGNKLDEDKNILNKLTFSFGEGIVGEVAKTGKSELIKDTSKDSRYVIDDKMRFSEITVPIIRNSKVIGIIDAEHININYFTKEHLKTLESVAHIVGIQIETAVNISKREKAEATNNELLEKLEKSNFELHEYAHIVSHDLKSPLRSINALVNWLKEDNQDKFDENSLQNLSHIEAILEKMELLISNVLEYSGINSNDYDTEYVDLNELINELSKILLIPKHIKFNVTRRLPIVKGDKVKLQQLFQNLIGNAIKFNDKKEGLIELDIEDENSFFQFSISDNGMGIEKQYHDKIFKMFNALNKSKNSTGIGLSIVKKIVDLYKGQIWVESEYGKGTTFHFTLKK, from the coding sequence TTGGAGGAAGTAGATATTCTTAAAAGAGCACTGGTTAGAGAAAGAGCCTCAAGAAAGGCTGCTGAAGCTATTCTAGAGGCTAAATCTGCTGAACTTTATAACCTGAATAAAAAATTAGAAACCTCACATGAAAAACTTAATGTCTTATATAATAAGACTACCTCTCAACTTCAAGGTGTTTTTGAAAATATAGTAGATGCTTATGTGATTATGGATTTATGGGGTAATGTTTTAAAGATGAATGATGCCGCTGTAGAATTGTTAGGATTTCAAAGTGCTAAAGATGATTATAATTTAATAAAAATTGTCAATCCTAAAGAAGTACATCGCATAGCTCCTGCATTTAGGACTTTAAATGAAAAAGGTTCTATTACAGATTTTAAAATAAAGATAGTTACGCTAAAGAAAGAGCACAAACTTATTCATATTAATGCCAGTATCATCTATGAAAACAATATTCCCGTTGCCGCCCAAGGAATTATTAGAGATATAACATTGGATAACAATTATCAATTAGCAATTGAAAGCGAGAAACAAAAGTATAGTAATGTAATAGCCAATATGAATCTTGGTTTAGTTGAAGTAAATAACAACGATGAAATTTTGATGGTTAATCAAAGTTTTGAAATTATGTCTGGATATTCAGCAAAAGAACTTATTGGAAAAAAAGGATCAGAACTATTCTTTGAACCTAGCAATAATACTATTAATTCAGAAACAAGAAAACGAATTAGAGGGGAATCCAGTTCTTATGAATTAAATGTAAAGACTAAAGCTGGTGATTTACGTTGTTGGCTTGTAAGCGGTGCACCTAATTATGATGCAAAAGGAAATGTAATTGGTTCTATTGGAATTCATTTAGATATAACGGAAGGAAAAAGAAACTTAAAACTATTAAAAGAGAAAAAAGATGAATTAGATATCATTTTAAATAATGCCTCCATAGGAATTGTGCTTGGAAAGAATGAAAAAATTTTGAGAACAAATCCAAGCTTCAATAAAATGTTAGGATATAAAAGCAATGAACTATTTGGAAAAAATATGAGTCATATCACAGTATTAGATGATTTTTATGAGAATCAACATAATTTAGATAAATTAAGTCAAGGACTAATTGATAACTTTATAATCAATAAAAGATTCAGATGTAAAGATAAATCTTATATATGGGCAAGGACCAATGTTTCTGGAGTACGAGATTACAACGGAGAATTAAAATATCAAATAGCAACAATAGAAGATATAACTACAGAAAGGAATAAGTCTTTGATTTTTCAAATGATTAATAATTTGACAAAATCGATTTTAGGTAAAATAAATGTAAATGAATTAGCATGGGAAATCGTTAATATTTTGGGAGAATATTTACAAACGGAAGATTGTGTAATTTATGTTGTTGACAATACTAATAAAACGCTACAACAAGTTGCGGCGCTAGGGAATAAATTGGATGAAGATAAAAATATTTTAAATAAATTAACTTTTTCATTTGGAGAGGGAATTGTCGGTGAGGTGGCTAAAACGGGAAAGTCAGAACTGATAAAAGATACTTCAAAAGATAGTAGATATGTTATAGACGATAAGATGAGATTTTCAGAGATAACAGTCCCAATAATTAGAAATAGCAAAGTAATAGGAATTATAGATGCTGAGCACATAAATATAAATTATTTTACCAAAGAACATTTGAAAACATTAGAAAGTGTTGCTCATATAGTAGGAATACAAATAGAAACAGCGGTTAACATTAGTAAAAGAGAAAAAGCAGAAGCAACAAATAATGAGTTATTAGAAAAATTAGAAAAAAGTAATTTTGAATTGCACGAATATGCACACATTGTCTCACATGATTTAAAGTCACCTCTCAGAAGTATTAATGCTTTGGTAAATTGGCTTAAGGAGGATAATCAAGATAAATTTGATGAAAATAGTCTTCAAAATTTATCTCATATTGAAGCTATATTAGAAAAAATGGAACTTTTGATTTCTAATGTCTTGGAATATTCCGGTATTAATTCAAATGATTATGACACTGAATATGTAGATTTAAATGAGCTTATAAATGAACTTTCAAAGATTTTATTAATTCCTAAACATATAAAATTTAATGTTACAAGACGACTTCCGATTGTAAAAGGTGATAAGGTTAAATTGCAGCAACTCTTTCAAAACTTAATTGGAAATGCTATTAAGTTTAATGACAAAAAGGAGGGCTTAATAGAACTAGATATAGAAGATGAAAATTCATTTTTTCAGTTTTCTATTAGTGACAACGGTATGGGAATTGAAAAACAGTATCACGACAAGATTTTTAAGATGTTCAATGCTTTAAATAAAAGTAAAAATTCCACAGGTATTGGACTATCCATCGTTAAAAAAATAGTAGACTTGTATAAAGGTCAGATTTGGGTTGAATCCGAATATGGTAAAGGTACAACCTTTCACTTTACACTTAAGAAATAG
- a CDS encoding histidine kinase, whose amino-acid sequence MQQPNLSYLKSMSDGDKVFQQKLIDIIKSEFPIEKKHYLNNIKDKNFKATAENVHKIKHKISILGLVKGYEIAANYENNLNQNSTKGKAEFESILKLITKFLKTI is encoded by the coding sequence ATGCAACAACCAAATTTATCATATTTAAAAAGCATGTCTGATGGTGATAAGGTTTTTCAGCAAAAATTAATAGATATCATAAAGTCTGAGTTTCCAATAGAGAAAAAACATTACCTTAATAATATTAAAGATAAAAATTTTAAAGCAACAGCTGAAAATGTTCATAAAATTAAACATAAAATTAGTATTTTAGGACTTGTTAAGGGTTATGAAATAGCGGCTAATTATGAAAATAACCTAAATCAAAATAGTACTAAGGGTAAAGCTGAATTTGAATCTATATTAAAGTTAATAACAAAATTTTTAAAGACCATATAA
- a CDS encoding LytR/AlgR family response regulator transcription factor yields MNCIIIDDEATARAIISQYCSNVSSLNMLEEFSNAMQAIKYLNQNIVDLIFLDIHMPDFTGFDFIETLKNIPKIILTTSDANFAILAFEYDCIVDYLVKPITPERFQKAIQKAESSPTVKKSTGESSTEKVETTSGNDLYVNIDRRLIKIDIPSIYLVEAKGDYIHVKTEDKNYTVHSTLKKIEEKLPDSLFLKVHRSYIINVDKIIDIEDNSVLIKKDVIPVSRSNRPELMKRLNLL; encoded by the coding sequence ATGAATTGTATTATTATTGATGATGAAGCGACAGCAAGAGCTATAATTTCTCAATATTGCTCAAATGTCTCAAGTTTGAATATGTTGGAAGAATTTTCAAATGCAATGCAAGCCATAAAATATCTTAATCAAAACATAGTAGACTTAATATTTTTGGATATTCATATGCCAGATTTTACAGGTTTTGATTTTATAGAAACTTTAAAAAATATACCAAAAATTATCCTTACCACATCAGATGCTAATTTTGCTATACTAGCATTTGAGTACGATTGTATTGTCGATTATTTGGTAAAACCAATAACACCAGAACGTTTTCAAAAAGCAATTCAGAAAGCAGAGTCTTCACCAACTGTAAAAAAATCTACTGGAGAAAGTTCTACTGAAAAAGTCGAAACGACATCAGGCAATGATTTGTATGTCAATATCGATAGAAGACTTATTAAAATCGATATCCCAAGTATTTATTTGGTAGAAGCCAAAGGCGATTATATCCATGTAAAAACAGAAGATAAAAATTATACAGTACATTCAACGCTTAAAAAAATTGAAGAGAAATTACCAGATAGCTTATTCCTTAAAGTACATCGTTCATATATTATTAACGTCGATAAAATTATTGATATCGAGGATAATAGTGTGCTTATAAAAAAGGATGTGATACCTGTAAGTCGTTCAAATAGACCTGAGTTAATGAAAAGACTAAATTTACTTTAA